From a region of the Triticum aestivum cultivar Chinese Spring chromosome 7D, IWGSC CS RefSeq v2.1, whole genome shotgun sequence genome:
- the LOC123167741 gene encoding exocyst complex component EXO70A1-like — MHARIWVADDFRLGSSSGGSSPAASPSGPSDSDGGSTSTDEHCPDVPRESRRHFSRFRPTSPSSSSPLCGDDYKHLQRMALLLPAFSSTAAARAGALRQWIAGFDVGWVLDMGPGSGTDHGLPRREVGGRIRAWAQALGAMDRVFRGRHNLEVRSPASDAAAAELAGESVGVMLRLTGTGTRPAGRQRRRDAALAGLLDASRRCVRDLRGFIRAPQYPWRMPQGGEEHPSVGFWMGYLRCMLRNRVPLYFVLAGGDQDEASLVTELISCLEAALEDKSAALAFPGLRQVFMLNNTSAIVRCAVRSDAIGMLLPPGWAGAREERMEGYIRDYLRVSWAPVVSRLGGKPGAMNALRRRHPLSAFHSAFQNACSMQTGWKVPSPVLRGDLRMAVSETVVPAYRRYLDSHPEVNVPAGRGAEELRRHLSELFEG, encoded by the coding sequence ATGCACGCGCGCATCTGGGTCGCCGACGACTTCCGGCTCGGCTCCAGCAGCGGAGGCAGCAGCCCGGCCGCCTCCCCCTCCGGCCCCTCCGACAGCGACGGCGGATCCACCAGCACCGACGAGCACTGCCCCGACGTCCCACGCGAGTCCCGGCGCCACTTCTCGCGTTTCCGCCCGACCTCTCCGTCCTCCTCCAGCCCACTGTGcggcgacgactacaagcacctgCAGCGCATGGCCCTCCTCCTCCCCGCCTTCTCCTCCACCGCCGCGGCACGCGCGGGCGCTCTGCGTCAATGGATCGCCGGCTTCGACGTTGGCTGGGTGCTGGACATGGGCCCCGGGAGCGGGACTGACCACGGCCTCCCGCGGCGGGAGGTCGGGGGGAGGATCAGGGCGTGGGCGCAGGCGCTGGGCGCCATGGACCGCGTCTTCCGAGGCCGGCACAACCTGGAGGTCCGCAGCCCGGCCAGCGACGCCGCGGCGGCGGAGCTAGCGGGCGAAAGCGTCGGCGTGATGCTGAGGCTGACCGGCACCGGGACGCGTCCAGCAGGCCGGCAGCGTCGGCGTGATGCTGCGCTGGCCGGCCTGCTGGACGCGTCCCGGCGCTGCGTGCGCGACCTCAGGGGCTTCATACGCGCACCGCAGTACCCGTGGCGGATGCCGCAGGGCGGCGAGGAGCACCCGAGCGTCGGGTTCTGGATGGGCTACCTGCGCTGCATGCTGCGCAACCGCGTGCCCCTCTATTTCgtcctcgccggcggcgaccaggacgAGGCCAGCCTGGTCACGGAGCTGATCTCGTGCCTGGAGGCGGCGCTCGAGGACAAGTCCGCCGCGCTCGCCTTCCCGGGGCTGAGGCAGGTGTTCATGCTCAACAACACGAGCGCCATCGTGCGCTGCGCCGTGCGCTCCGACGCCATCGGCATGCTCCTGCCGCCTGGCTGGGCCGGCGCCCGCGAGGAGCGCATGGAGGGCTACATCAGAGATTACCTGCGAGTCTCCTGGGCGCCCGTGGTGTCGCGCCTTGGCGGGAAGCCTGGAGCCATGAACGCTCTGCGGCGACGGCACCCGCTGAGCGCGTTCCACTCGGCGTTCCAGAACGCGTGCAGCATGCAGACAGGCTGGAAGGTGCCCAGCCCCGTGCTCAGGGGTGACCTCCGGATGGCCGTGTCCGAGACCGTCGTGCCGGCGTACCGCCGGTATCTGGACAGCCACCCGGAGGTTAACGTGCCCGCCGGCCGCGGCGCGGAGGAGCTCCGCCGTCACCTGTCGGAGCTGTTCGAAGGATAG